CACCGCCGCCTACGAGCGCGTGAAAGACCTGACGCGCGGACAGTCGGTGACGCTCGACGACTTCCGCGACCTCTTCGCCGACCTCGACGTCGACGAGTCCGTCCGCGAGGAGCTACAGGCGCTGACGCCGGCGACGTACGTCGGCGTCGCCGACGAGCTGGTCGACGAGACCGACGAGTAAGCGCGCGGCTCGTCCCGGACGGCGACCGATTTATGTCGCCCGCGAGGAATTTTTCGACCGCGCATGGTCTCCCTCCGTTCACCCTCCGCCATCCCAGTCGTCGGCGTGTTAGTCGACGGTCGCACGTACGTCCACCTGTTGTACCTCCTGATCGCGATTCCGCTCGGGGCCGTCTACTCCTCGCTTTTCTCGTTCGGATTCGCGTTCGGGATCGCCTTCTCCGTGGTGCTCGTCGGCCTCGTGATCCTGTTGGCGACGCTCGTGGCCGCCAGACTCGCGGCCGGCGTCGAGCGCTGGCTCGCGAACCGGCTTCTGGGCACGGACCTGACGCGATACGACGACCTGGCCGACGACCCGCCCGGCGCGCTCGCGGGCGTCAGGAAGTACGTCGAGGCCGCGTCGACGTGGCGAGCGGTCGGGTTCATCTCGCTGAAGTTCTTCGTCACCGTCTTCGCGATCATCCCCCTGTTCGCGCTCGCGAACGGGCTCTCGCTGCTTTCCGCCCCGATACGGTACCCGTACGTGGCCACTTTCGGCGAGTCCAACGGGGAACCGATCACGTGGGCGATCGGCACGCTCCCCGAGTCGCTGCTCGCGGTTTCGGTCGGTTTCGTCGGGGTACTCGTGGCGCTTCACGTGACGAACCTCGTCGCGTACGCCAGCCGGCAGATGGCGATCGCGCTCCTCGGGGAGCCGGCGGCGGCCGAGGGGGGCGCGACCGGAGACGACCCAGAGACGACCGAGGAGGGCGCGACCGGAGACGAACCCACCGCGTCGTCTCCATCCTCGGGGTTCGCCCCGGCGGACGCCGACGAGTCGGAATCGGAGTTCGTCCCGGCGGACGCGGTCGAGCCGGAGTCGGACGGCGACTCGGACCGCGACGAAATCGGCTCCTAACCTGCCGGCTCGCGGCGGCTCTACGCCCCGGTGGGCTTATTCTCGTGGGGCCGTCAGGGTCGGTATGGCACCGACGCTGGTCGCCGCCGCCATCGGGGCGATCCTCGCGGTGGCCCTGCTTGGCGCCGCGTTCGACCGGCGCGCCGTCGCGGTGGTCGTCGCGGCCGCCGTCTTCCCCGACCTCGACGCGGTCGCCAGCCTCGTCGTTCCGGGCGCGACCAACGCCCTCTTTCACGCGGTCTGGCTCCCGCTCGTCGCGGGCGTCGCGCTCTACTGGGACACCGCGGCGGCGAGCGACTCCCGCCTTCGCGCCCGGTTCGGGTGGCGAGGCGTCCGGGTCGCGTGGGTCGCGCTCGCGGCCGCTCTCGTCGCGGGAATCGGGCCGGACCTCTTCGGCGGGGCCGGCGCGAACCTGCTGTACCCGTTTCACGACGCCTACTACCGCATCGACGGGCGCCTCCTGTTCTCGACACAGGAAGGGGTCGTACAGACGTTCGTCGCTCTCGGGGCCGAGGGGCCCGGACCCCTCCCGTTTCCGAGCCCCGGCACGACCGCCTCGTATCCGATACCGACGTGGGTGAATCCGGACGGCCGTCCGGGGCTCTCGCTCGGAACGGATCGCGAGCTGGTTCTCGTCCGAAGCGGCTGGCAGCTCGTCGTCGTCGCCGCCGGGACGGCCCTGCTCGCGGTCCGGTTCGTGCAGGCGCGTCGCTCGGGCGAGTCGGACACCGACCGCGATCGGAGGGAGGTGGCCTGACCGATGGTCTCGACGGTCGTCCACGCGGCGTTCGCGCTCGCGCTCGCAGCCGGGCTGCTCGGCGAGCACTACGACCGTCGCGCGCTCGCGGTCGTCCTCGCGGTCGTCCTGTTGCCGGAACTCGACAGCTTCCTGGGGCCGGTGATGCCGGGCGCACACCGAACGGTCGGGCACAACCTCGTGTTCCCGGCGGCGGTCGCGCTGCTGCTCTACTACGACACGCGGCTCCGGTCTGTGTCGGTGCTCCGCCGGCGACTCGCTCGGTGGACCTCGGAGCGACGCGCCGAGCGGTGGATCGCGGTCGCGTGGGTCGCCATCTTCGTTCACGTGTTCGCCCACGTCGCGCTCGATTGGGTCCACCTCGACGGCGTGAACGCGCTCTGGCCGCTCCGAGACCGGTTTTACGCCTTGTCCGGCGAGATTCTGCTCTCGTCGACGGACGGGTTCACGCAGACGTTCGTCGACGTGCGGGTCGACCCGGCGACGGGGAGCCGCCAGATCGACGCGGGCGCAGGCGGCACCACCGCCACGGTCCACGTGAGCAATCCCGTCGAGCCGCGCGCGCCCAGCGAGGTCGCCGACGAGCCGGTCGACAGGCGGTTTCCGGTCGCGAGCGCCGGGTGGCGGCTCTACCTGATCGGCGTCGGCCTGTTCACGCTCGTCGCGCGGCGGCTACAGAGCGCGGACCCGCGTCAGTAGGCGGCGTTTCCCACCTGCCGAGGTGTTCGACTCGCGTGCGACGCCGCCCGCGTTCAGCGCTCGTCGCGGGGGTCTCGGTCGGTCGGTTCCGCGACCGCCTCCTGCACCGCGGCCCAGTGAGTGATGGTCCCGTCGGCGCCGGGAAGCGGTCGCAGCGAGACGCGGTTTAAAAACGGCGTCCCGTCGCGGCGGTGGTTCCACACCTCGACGGTGACCGGCTCCCAGATGGACACGGCCTCGCGCAGCGCTGCGACCGACTCCGGCTCCGTGCGCGGCCCCTGGAGCAGTCGCGGGTTTTCGCCCCGGAGCGCTTCCAGTGAGTAGCCCGTCAGCGCGCGGAACGTCCGGTTCGCGTAGAGGATGGGCGTGTCGCGGTACGCCGGGCCACACAGGGTGACACCGACCGGAGCGGTGTCGAGGGCGCGAACGCGGTCGATGCGGCGTCTGTCGGCGTCGCCGAGGGGCGGATCGTCGGCTCCACTCGCGGGGTCGCGGCTCGCGTCGCTTCCGGCGGTGTCCGCGTCATCGTCGCGCAACTCGGGTTCGAGTTCGTACCGAGCCACCAGACCGTCGAGTCGGTCGCGAGCCGCCTCGTCGTCGCGGCACGCGAGATAATCGAGAATGTCGCCTCTGAGGCCCATCTGCTGGCTCGGTTTACGCCTCGGTCGGGCAAGTGACTGTCGTCCGCGGGGCGCCGTTGCTCGCGGCGGAAAAGCATGGACTCGCGGGGGTCCCGTGAGCGGTGCGAGGTATGAGCAAAGCGAATACTCGATTGCGAGCGGCGAAGCCGAGAGCAGCGAACGGGACCAAGCGAGGAAACGAGACGAACGGAGTGAGTCGAGTGGACTCGCGGGGATTTGAACCCCGGGCCTTCCCCGTGCCAGGGGGATGATCTACCACTGATCTACGAGCCCTCGAACGCATCCAATCGTTCCCCGCTGGATATATTAAGGCCTTCGACTCGCCGACCTCGGCGACACGACCTGACACACCCGGTCAGATCCGCGCCGAGTCGACGTACACGTCCAGGTCCACGTCTCGCGTCGACCCTTCGAGGTCACGGACCGCGCGCTCGACGACGCGCTCGGCCTCGCCTCTGATCAGGGGGATCGCCTTTTTAAGTACCCAGTCGAACGAGACGAGCCGCGGCAAATCGAGCGCGTCCGAACTGGCGGAGCCGGGGTCGAACGCCACTTCGAGCGCGACCTCGCAGGGCTGATCGGTCGGACTGTCGTCGGTACCGTCGGCGTCGTCCGCCGACTCGGGCGGCGTCACGCGCCAACACCCGCCGGCGTCGATGTCCTTCGTGATCTCCCAGTCGATCCGTTCCGGCGGTTCGACGCCCGTCACGTGCGAGTGGGCCGTGTACGTTATCTTCCACCACGCGAACGTCAGCGCGTAGCGAGTCCCCGGACCGCCGTCGCCTCGCATCGTTCGCACCTCGCGGAGGTACTCGGAGTAGTTGGCGTACTGCGGGAAATCGAGCAGGAACGCGTACACGTCCTCGGGGTCGGCGTACACCTCCGTACTCACGACGAGTTCGTCCACGCTCTGAGGTTCGGCCCACGCGTAATAAGCAGTCCGGCGCGGGCGGGCCGATCAGTCGTCGCTCGACGCCTGCCCGGTCGCGTCGGCGGCGGAGCCGGGGACGGCGGCGGCGGGCTCCGGCGGCTCCTCGCGCACGTCGGCGCCCGTGCCCTCCGCGATGACCTCGGCGTACGCGTCGGGGAAGACGCGGACGAAGTCGTCTAGGGCGGCCGTCCAGTCGTCGAGGAGTTCGCTCGCGCGTTCGCTGTCGGTGTACGCCCGGTGGTTCTCCACGAGCCGGCGGAGCATGCGCTCGTCGGACTCCGCTAAGCTCTCCGATACCGATACCATCCCGCGGTTCACGCGGTCGGCGAAGCGGTCGTCTGGGTCGTACACGTAGGCGACGCCCCCGGACATCCCGGCCGCGAAGTTGCGGCCCGTGTCGCCGAGGACGGCGACGACGCCGCCGGTCATGTACTCACAGCCGTGGTCGCCGACGCCCTCGACGACGGCCTTCACGCCGGAGTTGCGGACGCCGAAGCGCTCGCCGGCGACGCCGTTGACGTACACCTCGCCCTCGGTGGCGCCGTACAGCCCGACGTTGCCGGCGACGACGTTCTCGGCGGGGTCGTAGCCGGCCTCTTCGGGCGTGTTGATAATGATTCGACCGCCGGAGAGTCCCTTGCCGACGTAGTCGTTGGCGGCGCCGGACAGCTCCATCGTGACCCCGGACGCGAGGAACGCGCCGAAACTCTGGCCCGCGTAGCCGTCGAACCGGCAGGTGACGGTGTCGTCCGGGAGGCCGTCGCCGCCGTGCTCGCTGACGATGCGGTTCGAGAGCGTCGCGCCGACCGCCCGGTCGACGTTCTCCACGTCGCGGGTGAGCGCGACCGGCGCGCCGTCTTCGATTGCCGGGGACGCCTCCTCGATGAGGTCCCAGTCGAGCAGGTCGTCGATGCCGGCGTGCTCCTGCTCGCGGGTCTTGGTGCGGGCGTCGCCAGCGGGCTCGGCGATGACCGCGGACAGGTCGAGGTGTTTGGCCTTCTCGTGGTCGGTCTCGCGCTGAGAGAGCAGCTCGGGGCGACCGATGAACTCCTCGACCTCGGTGTAGCCCAGTTCGGCCATGATCTCTCTGAGCTCCTGGGCGATGAACGTCATGTAGTTGATGACGTGGTCCGGCTGACCGGGGAAGCGCTGGCGGAGGTCCTCGCGCTGGGTCGCGACCCCGACCGGGCAGGTGTTCTCGTGACACTGCCGCGCCATCACGCAGCCGGCGGTGACGAGCGAGGCGGTCCCGAACACGTACTCCTCGGCGCCGAGCGCGGCGGCGATGGCCACGTCTCGGCCGGTCTTCATCCCGCCGTCGGCCGTCACGCGGATGCGGTCGCGCAGGCCGGTTGCGCGGAGCATCTGGTTGGCCTCGGCGAGGCCGAGCTCCCACGGGAGCCCCGCGTTCTTGATCGACGTCTTCGGGGAGGCGCCCGTCCCGCCGTCGTGCCCGGAGACGTGGACCACGTCGGCGTTGGCCTTCGCGACGCCCGCCGCGATGGTGCCGATGCCGGCCTCGGAGACCAGCTTCACGTTGACATCGGCGTCCGGGCTGGCGGCCTTCAGATCGAATATCAGCTGTTTGAGGTCCTCGATCGAGTAGATGTCGTGTTGCGGGGGCGGCGAGATGAGCCCGACGCCGGGGGTCGAACACCGGACGTGCGCGATCATCTCGTTGACCTTCTTGCCGGGGAGGTGGCCGCCCTCGCCGGGCTTCGACCCCTGTGCCATCTTGATCTGGAGCTCGTCGGCGCTCGCGAGGTACTCGGAGGTGACCCCGAACCGCCCGGAGGCGACCTGCTTCACCGAACACTCCTTCTCGGTGTCGAACCGCTCCGGCGGCTCGCCGCCCTCGCCCGTGTTCGACTTCGCGCCGATGCGGTTCATGGCGATGGCGTTGTTCTCGTGGGCCTCCGGCGAAATGCTCCCGAGGCTCATCGCCGCCGTGGAGAAGCGCTCCACGATCGACTCGACCGGCTCGACCGCTTCTACCGGGACCGCGTCGCGGTCGGAGTCGAACTCCAGCAGCCCGCGAAGCGTCTGTAACTCCTCGGACTGGTCGTTGACGAGCTCCGCGAACTCCCGGTACTGCTCGTAGTCGCCCCCGCGGACCGCCTGCTGGAGCGTGCCGACCGTCTGGGGGTTCCAGCCGTGTTTCACGCCCGACGAGCGGTGTTCGTACTCGCCGATGGTCTCTAAGTCGGGGTCCGCGCCGAACGCCATCGCGTGCCGGGTCCGGAGGTCGTCTTCGATCTCCGCGATCCCGATCCCCTCGGTGCGGATCTCGGTCCCCTCGAAGTACTCGGCGACGAACTCGGAGGCGAGCCCGACCGCCTCGAAGATCTGGGCGCCCTGGTACGAC
This genomic window from Halorubrum sp. PV6 contains:
- a CDS encoding SRPBCC family protein: MDELVVSTEVYADPEDVYAFLLDFPQYANYSEYLREVRTMRGDGGPGTRYALTFAWWKITYTAHSHVTGVEPPERIDWEITKDIDAGGCWRVTPPESADDADGTDDSPTDQPCEVALEVAFDPGSASSDALDLPRLVSFDWVLKKAIPLIRGEAERVVERAVRDLEGSTRDVDLDVYVDSARI
- a CDS encoding PAS domain-containing protein codes for the protein MGLRGDILDYLACRDDEAARDRLDGLVARYELEPELRDDDADTAGSDASRDPASGADDPPLGDADRRRIDRVRALDTAPVGVTLCGPAYRDTPILYANRTFRALTGYSLEALRGENPRLLQGPRTEPESVAALREAVSIWEPVTVEVWNHRRDGTPFLNRVSLRPLPGADGTITHWAAVQEAVAEPTDRDPRDER
- a CDS encoding metal-dependent hydrolase, which encodes MVSTVVHAAFALALAAGLLGEHYDRRALAVVLAVVLLPELDSFLGPVMPGAHRTVGHNLVFPAAVALLLYYDTRLRSVSVLRRRLARWTSERRAERWIAVAWVAIFVHVFAHVALDWVHLDGVNALWPLRDRFYALSGEILLSSTDGFTQTFVDVRVDPATGSRQIDAGAGGTTATVHVSNPVEPRAPSEVADEPVDRRFPVASAGWRLYLIGVGLFTLVARRLQSADPRQ
- a CDS encoding sensor domain-containing protein, which translates into the protein MVSLRSPSAIPVVGVLVDGRTYVHLLYLLIAIPLGAVYSSLFSFGFAFGIAFSVVLVGLVILLATLVAARLAAGVERWLANRLLGTDLTRYDDLADDPPGALAGVRKYVEAASTWRAVGFISLKFFVTVFAIIPLFALANGLSLLSAPIRYPYVATFGESNGEPITWAIGTLPESLLAVSVGFVGVLVALHVTNLVAYASRQMAIALLGEPAAAEGGATGDDPETTEEGATGDEPTASSPSSGFAPADADESESEFVPADAVEPESDGDSDRDEIGS